One genomic window of Medicago truncatula cultivar Jemalong A17 chromosome 1, MtrunA17r5.0-ANR, whole genome shotgun sequence includes the following:
- the LOC25483793 gene encoding probable UDP-N-acetylglucosamine--peptide N-acetylglucosaminyltransferase SPINDLY, which produces MAWMEENDGNGKEKELGGENGFLKVKEPSVSAGGDDTVSGKKRSEVKDDISFANILRSRNKFTDSLALYERVLESDGGNVEALIGKGICLQMQNMGRLAFDSFSEAVKLDPQNACALTHCGILYKEEGRLMEAAESYQKALQVDPTYKAAAECLAIVLTDIGTNIKLAGNTQEGIQKYFEALKIDQHYAPAYYNLGVVYSEMMQYDMALSFYEKAASERPMYAEAYCNMGVIYKNRGDLEAAITCYERCLAVSPNFEIAKNNMAIALTDLGTKVKLEGDINRGVAFYKKALYYNWHYADAMYNLGVAYGEMLKFDMAIVFYELAFHFNPHCAEACNNLGVIYKDRDNLDKAVECYQLALSIKPNFSQSLNNLGVVYTVQGKMDAAASMIEKAIVANPTYAEAYNNLGVLYRDAGDIALAINAYEQCLKIDPDSRNAGQNRLLAMNYIDEGNDDKLFEAHRDWGLRFRRLYQQFTSWDNSKDPERPLVIGYVSPDYFTHSVSYFIEAPLIYHDYAKYRVIVYSAVVKADAKTIRFREKVIKKGGIWKDIYGTDEKKVADMVREDQVDILVELTGHTANNKLGMMACRPAPVQVTWIGYPNTTGLPTIDYRITDSLADPPETKQKHVEELVRLPDCFLCYTPSPEAGPVCPTPALSNGFITFGSFNNLAKITPTVLKVWARILCAIPNSRLVVKCKPFCCDSVRQRFLSTLEQLGLEPLRVDLLPLILLNHDHMQAYSLMDISLDTFPYAGTTTTCESLYMGVPCVTMAGSVHAHNVGVSLLSNVGLENLVAKNEDEYVKLAMKLASDIPALQNLRMSLRELMSKSPVCDGSNFILGLESTYRNMWRRYCKGDVPSLKRMELLEQSGSADKNSEQTRVVNVSEGSPGSVMANGFNSSQPPKLNINGCEENGGSLKFSSKQGVVGP; this is translated from the exons ATGGCTTGGATGGAAGAAAATGATGGGAATGGAAAAGAAAAGGAGTTAGGCGGAGAGAATGGTTTTTTGAAAGTGAAAGAACCATCTGTTAGTGCTGGTGGAGATGATACTGTTTCGGGGAAAAAAAGATCTGAAGTGAAAGACGATATTTCTTTCGCCAACATTTTGCGTTCGAGGAACAAGTTTACGGACTCTCTTGCTTTGTATGAGCGTGTTTTGGAGAGTGATGGTGGAAATGTAGAGGCTCTCATTGGAAAAGGGATATGCTTGCAGATGCAGAATATGGGTAGGCTTGCTTTTGATAGTTTTTCGGAAGCTGTTAAGTTGGATCCTCAGAATGCTTGTGCTCTCACACATTGTGGCATTCTTTACAAAGAAGAAGGTCGCTTGATGGAGGCGGCTGAG TCATATCAAAAGGCGTTACAGGTGGATCCTACATACAAAGCAGCTGCTGAATGCTTAGCCATTGTTCTAACGGATATCGGTACCAACATAAAGCTTGCAGGAAACACTCAGGAGGgtattcaaaaatattttgaagctCTCAAAATAGATCAACATTATGCG CCAGCATACTATAACCTTGGCGTGGTCTATTCGGAAATGATGCAATATGACATGGCCCTGAGTTTCTATGAAAAAGCTGCATCAGAGAGGCCTATGTATGCTGAAGCATATTGCAACATGGGTGTCATTTATAAAAATCGAGGGGATTTGGAAGCGGCTATTACTTGTTATGAGAG GTGTTTAGCTGTTTCACCTAACTTCGAGATTGCCAAAAATAATATGGCTATAGCTTTGACAGATTTGGGAACAAAG GTTAAACTGGAGGGTGACATCAACCGTGGTGTGGCATTTTATAAGAAAGCTTTGTATTATAATTGGCATTATGCTGATGCTATGTATAATCTTGGGGTTGCTTATGGTGAGATGCTTAAGTTTGATATG GCTATTGTGTTCTATGAACTTGCCTTCCATTTCAATCCACATTGTGCGGAAGCTTGTAACAATCTAGGCGTTATATATAAAGATCGTGACAACCTTGATAAAGCTGTAGAATGCTACCAG CTTGCTTTGTCAATCAAACCGAACTTTTCTCAGTCATTAAATAACCTTGGTGTTGTATACACTGTCCAG GGCAAGATGGATGCTGCTGCAAGTATGATTGAGAAAGCTATCGTTGCAAATCCGACATATGCAGAAGCATACAATAACctag GAGTTCTTTACAGGGATGCTGGTGATATTGCTCTTGCAATTAATGCTTATGAACAATGTCTCAAGATTGATCCCGACTCTCGAAATGCTGGCCAG AACCGCTTGCTTGCAATGAACTACATAGATGAAGGAAATGATGACAAACTTTTTGAAGCTCACAG GGATTGGGGTTTGCGATTTAGGAGGCTATATCAACAATTTACATCATGGGACAACTCAAAAGATCCTGAAAGGCCTCTTGTGATAGGATATGTATCTCCTGATTATTTTACACACTCTGTGTCATACTTCATTGAAGCTCCCCTTATCTACCATGACTACGCCAAATATAGAGTGATTGTTTATTCAGCAGTTGTCAAG GCAGATGCAAAAACCATTCGGTTTAGAGAGAAAGTCATAAAGAAGGGTGGGATCTGGAAAGATATTTATGGGACTGATGAAAAGAAGGTTGCTGATATGGTTAGAGAAGATCAAGTTGATATTTTGGTAGAACTTACTGGTCATACTGCAAACAATAAGTTGGGAATGATGGCATGTCGACCTGCTCCAGTTCAG GTGACTTGGATTGGTTATCCCAATACTACAGGATTGCCTACAATTGATTATAGAATCACCGATTCACTGGCAGACCCTCCTGAAACAAAGCAGAA GCATGTTGAAGAGTTGGTCCGATTACCAGATTGCTTCCTCTGTTACACTCCTTCCCCTGAAGCCGGTCCTGTTTGTCCAACTCCTGCTCTTTCCAATGGTTTTATTACATTCGGTAGCTTTAACAATCTTGCCAAG ATTACTCCTACAGTATTGAAGGTTTGGGCAAGGATACTGTGTGCAATTCCAAATTCTCGCCTCGTGGTAAAATgtaaaccattttgctgtgatAGTGTTAGACAGAGGTTTCTTTCAACCCTAGAACAGTTGGGATTGGAACCACTACGAGTTGATCTTCTGCCCCTCATTCTTCTTAACCACGATCATATGCAAGCTTATTCTCTGATGGACATCAG TTTGGACACCTTTCCATATGCTGGGACAACTACGACATGTGAATCTTTATACATGGGAGTTCCATGTGTTACAATGGCCGGTTCAGTACATGCACACAATGTTGGTGTTAGTCTTCTTAGCAACGTTG GTCTGGAGAATTTGGTTgccaaaaatgaagatgaatatgttaaATTGGCCATGAAGTTAGCGTCTGACATTCCAGCATTACAAAACTTGAGAATGAGTCTCCGAGAGCTCATGTCCAAGTCCCCTGTCTGTGACGGATCAAACTTCATCCTTGGTCTAGAGTCAACATATAGGAATATGTGGCGCAGATATTGCAAGGGAGATGTTCCTTCTTTGAAACGCATGGAATTGTTAGAACAGTCTGGTTCTGCCGATAAGAACTCTGAACAAACAAGGGTCGTAAACGTAAGTGAGGGCAGCCCTGGATCTGTCATGGCCAATGGATTCAACTCATCTCAGCCACCAAAACTTAATATTAACGGATGCGAAGAAAATGGTGGGTCGTTGAAATTCAGCAGTAAGCAGGGAGTGGTGGGTCCTTGA